The following are encoded together in the Pyramidobacter piscolens W5455 genome:
- the pfkA gene encoding 6-phosphofructokinase → MKRIAVLTSGGDAPGMNAAIRAAVRCAAYHGIKCLGVEQGYEGLIDGMFRKIEVRDVGSIIQRGGTMLRTSRSERFLTEEGRKKARQQCDDRNIDGLIVIGGDGSFRGAWELQKMGLPVVGIPATIDNDVNGTDMTIGFDTALNTALDAVRRLRDTAHSHDKLFIVEVMGRRCGFIALQTAVAGGAEFAVLPEIPFDIGALCKKLKASRLSGKNYSLIILAEGVMSGYELQEKLAEQAPGYKATVTVLGHIQRGGAPSSYDATIATRMGAYAVTCLLEGRHGVMAGLVNGRMVPVPLPNTWETRKRLNPELLELVEELSI, encoded by the coding sequence ATGAAACGTATTGCAGTGTTGACCAGCGGCGGCGACGCGCCCGGGATGAACGCAGCCATCAGAGCCGCAGTCAGGTGCGCGGCCTATCACGGCATAAAATGTCTGGGAGTGGAACAGGGCTACGAGGGCCTCATCGACGGCATGTTCCGCAAGATCGAAGTGCGGGACGTGGGGTCGATCATCCAGCGCGGCGGGACGATGCTGCGAACTTCGCGCAGCGAGCGTTTCCTGACGGAGGAAGGCAGGAAAAAAGCGCGCCAGCAGTGCGACGATCGCAACATCGACGGCCTGATCGTGATCGGCGGCGACGGTTCGTTCCGCGGCGCCTGGGAACTGCAGAAAATGGGGCTGCCCGTCGTGGGGATCCCCGCGACGATCGACAACGACGTCAACGGCACCGACATGACGATCGGCTTCGATACGGCGCTCAATACGGCTCTGGACGCCGTGCGGCGGCTGCGCGACACGGCCCACAGTCACGACAAACTTTTCATCGTCGAGGTGATGGGACGTCGCTGCGGTTTTATCGCGCTTCAGACCGCCGTGGCCGGCGGCGCGGAATTTGCGGTGCTGCCCGAGATTCCTTTCGACATCGGCGCTCTGTGCAAAAAGCTCAAAGCGTCGCGCCTCAGCGGGAAAAATTATTCCCTCATCATTCTTGCGGAAGGCGTCATGTCCGGCTACGAACTGCAGGAAAAGCTTGCCGAACAGGCGCCCGGTTACAAAGCGACCGTGACGGTGCTCGGCCATATTCAGCGCGGCGGCGCGCCGTCCAGCTACGACGCGACGATCGCCACCCGCATGGGCGCCTACGCGGTCACCTGCCTGCTGGAAGGGAGACACGGCGTCATGGCCGGACTGGTCAATGGGCGCATGGTGCCGGTACCTCTGCCGAACACGTGGGAAACAAGAAAGCGGCTGAACCCCGAACTGCTTGAGTTGGTAGAAGAGCTCAGCATTTAA
- the gmhA gene encoding D-sedoheptulose 7-phosphate isomerase produces MDRHTIEAIIAGNLERHRQVCERLAGMMPLVERAAALMIQSLKNDGRVLFCGNGGSAADAQHLAAELSGRYLLNRPALDAEALHVNTSALTAIANDFGYETVFSRQVEAHGRPGDTLVAISTSGGSANVVKAAEAARRKNMRVIAMTGERNSLLAGMADVVLAVPTAETPRIQEMHILIGHTLCEIIEKSLFEEK; encoded by the coding sequence ATGGACAGGCACACGATAGAAGCGATCATTGCGGGAAATCTGGAACGCCACCGTCAGGTCTGCGAACGTCTGGCCGGTATGATGCCGCTGGTCGAGCGCGCTGCGGCGCTGATGATTCAGTCGCTGAAAAACGACGGGCGCGTTCTTTTCTGCGGCAACGGCGGCTCGGCTGCCGACGCTCAGCATCTCGCCGCGGAACTTTCCGGACGGTACCTTCTCAACCGGCCGGCGCTTGACGCGGAAGCGCTGCATGTCAACACTTCGGCGCTCACCGCAATCGCCAATGATTTCGGTTACGAAACGGTTTTCTCGCGGCAAGTCGAGGCGCATGGCCGTCCCGGAGACACGCTGGTGGCGATTTCGACCAGCGGCGGCAGCGCCAACGTCGTGAAGGCGGCTGAAGCCGCGCGCCGCAAAAATATGCGCGTCATTGCCATGACGGGAGAAAGAAACTCGCTTCTGGCCGGTATGGCGGACGTCGTGCTGGCGGTGCCGACGGCCGAGACGCCTCGAATTCAGGAGATGCACATTCTGATCGGACACACGCTGTGTGAAATCATCGAAAAAAGCCTTTTTGAAGAGAAGTGA
- a CDS encoding D-glycero-alpha-D-manno-heptose-1,7-bisphosphate 7-phosphatase, whose translation MNKKKWVILDRDGTIIEEKNYLRRPEQVALLPGAAEGLRLLCERGYVLTVVTNQSGVGRGYFTMDDVDRVHCRLTELLAERGITLQGIYVCPHRADQRCACRKPAVGLISRASADCGLDGDDIAAVIGDKESDMQFGKNLASPVILLMSGYGREERARGVSADFYAEDLLQAARWLLERQK comes from the coding sequence ATGAATAAGAAAAAGTGGGTGATTCTCGACCGCGACGGGACGATCATCGAGGAAAAAAACTATCTTCGTCGTCCCGAGCAGGTGGCCCTTCTGCCCGGCGCGGCCGAAGGACTGAGACTTTTGTGCGAACGCGGGTACGTGTTGACGGTCGTGACCAATCAGTCGGGCGTCGGCCGCGGTTACTTTACGATGGACGACGTTGACCGCGTGCACTGTCGGCTGACGGAGCTGCTGGCGGAACGGGGAATCACGCTGCAGGGGATCTACGTCTGCCCGCATCGGGCAGATCAGCGCTGTGCGTGCCGCAAACCCGCCGTCGGGCTCATTTCACGGGCAAGCGCCGATTGCGGGCTGGACGGCGACGATATCGCCGCCGTGATCGGCGACAAAGAATCCGACATGCAGTTTGGCAAAAATCTCGCCAGTCCTGTGATACTATTAATGTCGGGTTACGGTCGTGAAGAGCGGGCGCGAGGCGTGAGCGCCGATTTTTACGCCGAGGACTTGCTGCAGGCGGCCCGTTGGCTTTTGGAACGTCAAAAATAA
- the rfaE2 gene encoding D-glycero-beta-D-manno-heptose 1-phosphate adenylyltransferase: MSEGTLAKIIERVERLSPCTVAVVGDLMLDRYLYGSVERISPEAPIPVVKFQSERSVLGGAGNVVANLCGLGADVKCFAQLGGDPAAREVLKLVDAVNGSSRGSVELFPFHKETTTVKTRVIGNGRQQMMRLDHEDILPLDPESEGELLVRLSELAARRLSAVILSDYGKGMCSFSLCRKVVELCRAHRIPVFVDPKGRDWQRYAGAELVTPNVKELSDAAGLPISNDDDEALAAQARKVRSSFGLNNLLVTRSEKGSTFVGERECFDEPSQAVDVYDVSGAGDTVIAAVAFFRACGVDWRNCCRLSNAAAKVVIGKAGTYPISYRELKELCLSQAKAHPLSGGHKVLDAAAAVRRVKEWKAQGKKVVFTNGCFDVFHAGHVDSLTRARALGNRLIVGLNSDRSVKKLKGEARPINGELDRAAVLAALECVDVVVIFDEDTPERLLSLIRPDVLAKGGDYRPERIAGAAYAGRVEILPLLPGFSSTSIIDRLRENE; the protein is encoded by the coding sequence TTGTCCGAAGGCACTCTTGCAAAGATCATAGAACGGGTCGAGCGGCTTTCTCCATGTACAGTCGCCGTCGTCGGCGACCTCATGCTCGACCGGTATCTTTACGGCAGCGTGGAGCGGATCTCCCCCGAAGCGCCGATCCCGGTCGTGAAGTTTCAGAGTGAAAGGAGCGTCCTCGGCGGAGCGGGCAACGTCGTCGCCAATCTCTGCGGGCTGGGGGCGGACGTCAAGTGCTTCGCTCAGCTCGGCGGGGATCCGGCGGCGCGGGAAGTCCTGAAGCTTGTGGACGCCGTGAACGGTTCGTCCCGGGGAAGCGTCGAACTGTTCCCGTTCCATAAGGAGACGACGACCGTGAAAACGCGCGTCATCGGCAACGGGCGTCAGCAGATGATGAGGCTTGATCATGAGGATATCCTCCCGCTGGACCCGGAATCGGAGGGCGAACTTCTCGTCCGCCTGTCGGAACTCGCCGCGCGTCGTCTGAGCGCGGTCATTCTCTCCGATTACGGCAAGGGGATGTGTTCGTTTTCGTTGTGCCGCAAGGTCGTCGAGCTGTGCCGGGCGCATCGGATCCCGGTTTTCGTCGATCCCAAAGGTCGGGATTGGCAGCGCTATGCCGGGGCCGAACTGGTCACTCCCAACGTGAAAGAGCTTTCGGACGCGGCCGGACTTCCGATCTCGAATGACGACGACGAAGCGCTCGCGGCTCAGGCGCGGAAGGTTCGTTCTTCCTTTGGGCTGAACAATCTGCTGGTCACCCGTTCCGAAAAGGGCAGCACGTTCGTCGGCGAGCGGGAGTGTTTTGACGAACCGTCTCAGGCGGTCGACGTTTACGACGTTTCCGGCGCCGGCGACACCGTTATTGCCGCGGTCGCTTTTTTCCGCGCCTGCGGCGTCGACTGGCGGAACTGCTGCCGGCTGTCGAATGCGGCGGCCAAAGTGGTGATCGGCAAGGCCGGTACGTATCCGATCTCCTATCGGGAGTTGAAAGAGCTGTGTCTTTCTCAGGCGAAAGCGCATCCGCTCTCCGGCGGCCACAAGGTTCTCGACGCGGCCGCGGCGGTACGGCGGGTGAAGGAATGGAAGGCGCAAGGGAAGAAAGTGGTCTTCACGAACGGCTGCTTCGACGTCTTTCACGCCGGCCATGTCGATTCGCTGACACGCGCCAGAGCTTTGGGCAACCGTCTGATCGTCGGCCTCAACTCCGACCGCTCGGTAAAAAAGCTGAAAGGCGAGGCGCGTCCGATCAACGGCGAGCTGGACCGAGCTGCCGTTCTGGCGGCCCTTGAATGCGTCGACGTCGTGGTGATTTTCGACGAGGACACGCCGGAGCGGCTTCTTTCTCTGATCAGGCCGGATGTCCTGGCCAAGGGCGGCGACTACCGGCCGGAGCGGATCGCCGGCGCCGCATACGCCGGCAGAGTGGAGATCCTGCCGCTGCTCCCGGGGTTTTCCAGCACGTCGATCATTGACAGACTGCGCGAGAATGAATAA
- a CDS encoding glycosyltransferase family 9 protein: protein MNFPRVALDNNIKAKVLFVRLSSLGDIVLTAHIGRRLKELFPFFELSWLTEKNYGPFAEYMPWIDKVIPWDRKEGWRGFLKLISRVRNEKFDILFNLQDNDRTALLTLLTHIPLKIGFHRHFQFVYNQDVYAVLGQLGIPPCLEKQIRSSLVRPEGDSRVAPCIERENTRCCAALAIGASKARKRWPVPYWAQLIHFLSEKNCLAVLLGSGAEEKKMAREIMAQCSGQRVLDWVDKLSTSELLCVLADASFVVAADTGPLHMARALGTPVIAMFGPTSLSISYTQSFDKVVYTSCEKMGCLDWKCDLPCMERIAPQKVIKAAEEILESIFPQKG, encoded by the coding sequence ATGAATTTTCCGCGGGTGGCTCTGGATAACAATATCAAAGCGAAAGTTTTGTTTGTTCGTCTTTCATCTCTCGGTGATATCGTTCTTACGGCTCATATCGGCAGGAGACTGAAAGAGCTTTTCCCTTTTTTTGAACTGTCATGGCTCACGGAAAAAAATTACGGTCCCTTTGCAGAATACATGCCATGGATCGACAAGGTAATACCGTGGGACCGAAAAGAGGGGTGGCGGGGTTTTCTTAAACTGATTTCGCGCGTTCGCAACGAGAAGTTTGATATCCTGTTTAACTTGCAGGACAACGATCGCACGGCCTTGTTGACCCTGCTTACGCACATTCCGTTGAAGATCGGCTTCCATCGGCATTTTCAGTTTGTTTATAACCAAGATGTCTATGCCGTCTTGGGGCAATTAGGCATTCCTCCCTGTCTAGAAAAACAAATTCGCAGTTCCTTGGTGCGTCCGGAGGGGGACTCGCGTGTTGCCCCATGTATCGAAAGAGAAAACACGCGGTGTTGCGCCGCCCTGGCCATCGGAGCCAGCAAGGCGCGCAAGCGCTGGCCCGTTCCCTATTGGGCGCAGCTGATTCATTTTCTTTCGGAGAAAAACTGTCTGGCGGTGCTTCTGGGCTCTGGCGCCGAAGAAAAAAAGATGGCTCGAGAGATTATGGCACAGTGCTCTGGACAGAGAGTTCTCGATTGGGTAGACAAACTTTCGACGTCGGAATTGCTCTGCGTGTTGGCTGACGCTTCTTTTGTCGTCGCCGCCGACACCGGGCCGCTTCACATGGCGCGGGCGCTGGGGACTCCGGTGATCGCGATGTTCGGCCCGACGTCGCTCTCGATCTCTTATACGCAAAGCTTTGACAAGGTTGTTTATACATCCTGCGAAAAGATGGGGTGTTTGGATTGGAAATGCGATTTGCCCTGCATGGAACGTATTGCTCCGCAGAAGGTCATCAAAGCCGCAGAGGAAATTCTGGAATCTATTTTCCCGCAAAAGGGGTGA